TGTTTTCTAATGTTATATTTTTTAGATTATTTAATTGTTTTTCGAGATTATTAAGTAAATAAAAATCAGTTTCCCTAGGTAATTTTTTATTTTTATCTTTATTTTTAATTACATCATCTCTTTCAGTTGAAAAAATAACAATATCATCAGACCTTAAATTTTTTTGTAAAAATTTAAGCAAACTCTCATACTCTTTTTTTTCTTCATACTCCCTTATGTTTGTCCAAATATCTCTTTTCCTTCCAGCTAATGGATTTATCCTGAATTCAACAAGTGAGTTAAAAGGGTTTTTTATAGATTTTTTTTCTAGCGCATATAAAATACTTTGAACATGATTAGCAGAATGACTGTCCCCAATAACAAAAATCCTGGCTTTTGCATTTAAATTTAATGAAGTGCAAATTGAATTATCACTCTTAAGGTATAAATCTTTTAAGTTAATTAAATTTTCGCATTCAACTTGTTTTGATCCTTTATTTGATAACTGAAAATATGGATTTTGCCAAGGAGAAATTTTATTCCCATAATTAAAAACTTTTTGAAAAAAAGGATATTTATAGTTTTTAAAAAAGAAAAATTGATTAGGGAAAATTATACATAAAAAATAAACAAACCCAAAAACTAAAAATTTTAAAGATTTTATATTCAAAATAAACTTGTTAAAGAATTTTTCAATAGTGAGGTAATTTAGTATTGAAATTAATATTGAAATAAGTAAAGCAAAAACTCCCCCCAATAATGAATTACCCCATATCCATCTAGAAATTACTAAACAACCCCAATGCCATAAATATAAAGAATATGAAATTTTTCCTATTGAGACCATTAATCTACTACTTAAAATTTCTCCTACTATTTGAGATTTTCTAATGTTAATCAATAATAAAGATGTCAATAAAACAACTAATGGTGTAGAAATAACAGCATAAGAATTAGGTAATAAAAAAATTAAACAAATTAGTAATAAAGAAAATTCAGATGACAGAATTTCTGAGAATTTCGAAAAAACACTTTTTTTATTAACTAATAAGAAGACTAATACTCCTGCAGCAATCTCCCAAAATCGAAGTGGCATTAAAAAATAAGCTGCTGGCTGATTGATTTGATAAAAGAAGATAAAGCTTAAAAAAGAGATCGCAAAAAAACCACTCATCCAATAAAAAAGATTTTTTTTACGACCTAAAATTCCTTTTCCAAATCCAGTAAACCAATATATTAAAGGGAAAATAAAATAAAATTGTTCCTCAACTCCCAAAGACCAAGTATGCGTAAAAGGATTAAGTAAGGTTGAATCTGCGAAATAATCTGTTGCAGTTCTATAAAATGTAATATTAGATATACCTAATAAAGCTCTCTCTGCATAAGCTAAAAAGTTAGAGGGGTGTGGATTAAATAAACATATTAAGACTGTAATAATAACCACATATAACGCCAATGAAGGTAGTATTCTTTTTATTCTTCTTAAATAAAAGCCGGTTATAAAATCCTTAAAGTTATTATATTTTCTTTTAATTAATGAAGAAGTTATTACAAATCCCGAAATCACAAAAAATATATCTACACCTAAATATCCACTCGGAAGAAAATCTTTAGAGAGGTGATTTAAAACTACAGCAATTACAGCAAAAGCTCTAAGTCCATCAATTTCTGGAATATAAGTGTTTTTTTTTCTAGAGACAGAGTCTATGATTATAAATAAATTCTAATTTTTTATTATAACTATAATTATAAATTTTTCTCAAGGGCAGATAAATAGATATATTTATATACTGGAATATTTTTTAAAGTTATCTTATCTTATGGTTGTTCTTATTTTTAAATAGCTTATAAGTAAAATAAAAAATTTAAAATTTTTTGTAATTAATATTTCAAAAATATTCTGTGAAGAATTTTAAATTTTGTTAATCTAACCAAGTATGAAGATAAAAATTTCCTTTATATGAAAAATTTTCTTTAGTAATTTTTTAATTAAAAATAAATTTAGATTTCAATAGATATATTTTTACTTCCTAAAATTTAGAAAATAAAATGCAAGGTTGAATATACAGTTAATAGTCTTAAAAGGATTTCTATAGTATCTTAAATTTCTATAAACTAAATAAAAAAACCAAATTAAAATCTGGCAATCTAATTTATTATTAGAATATATATATAAGACATCCCTAAAAGCTAAAACTTCTTGTGTTTGATTGATTTTATATTTTAATTTATGTTTTTCGACTGTTTCCAAAGATTTCTTTCTTGAAGCCCAATTTGAATTGTCATAATTCATATAATATGACTTAACAGTTTTTATTTTATATTTACCTCTTTTTAAAATTGACCAAATAAAGCATTGATCATACATGGGATGAATCCAAATATCAGTTTTATATTTAACGAATTGACTACATGTATTGAATAAATTATTTGATGATATTGCAGCATAATAAGCTAAATTTGGTCCTCTTTGAAATTGATATTCCCAGAAATTATATTTTTTATTTGGTTCTAATTTATTATTTGTTTTAATGCTGGGATCACTTGGAATAGCTAAAACAATTTTCTCTTTTTGATTTTTCTGCAATATATTTAAAAAATTTACTAATGATTCGATATGAATTTTGTCATCATCAGTTAAAGATAAAGTAAAATTGGAATAAAAATTTTTAGTCAGATAATAATAATCTTTTTGATGACTTCTAACTTTAGATGAATAAAAAATATTATATCTGCCCTTAAAATCTTTATGATAAACTTCAACATTCAATCCCTCCCTCCTTCTATCTGCAATAAAAAGATTAAGATTAATATTTTTATCTATTTTTTTCTTAATTGAATATAAAGCCTCAATATCATTAATACATTTTTTTATATTGTATGCACAGAGCCAAATAATATTAATTTTTAACATAAACTTAAAGGATATAATTAAAAATATTTAGATATCTTTTCTTAAAAGATAGAAATAAAAAATTCCATAAGATTACCATTTCTTAAAATTAGGAATAAATGTATAAATATCTTTGTTTTTAAGGGATGTTGAAATTTCCTCTACGATATTCCATGGGAAAATTATTATTTTTTTTATATTTTCTTTCTCTAATTTATCGGCACTAAGAATTGGAATCAAACTTCCGGGCATATATTTATTTTGCTTACTTGGTGAATTATCTACTATAAATTTAATCAGATCTCTTTTTACTCCTGCGAAGTTCAATAAAGTATTAGCTTTCGCAGCGGCTCCATAACCACAAACTATATCATTTTCAATCTTCGAATTTAATAAAAATTGTAAAAAATTATCTTTTATTTTTTCTGCATTTAATTGAAGATTCCTGAAAATTTCAATGCTTTCTATATTAAAGGCTTTTTCTTTTTCAAGAATCATAAATACATTTTTAGAAACATCCTTTTTTTTATCTTTTGATAGCCAAACTCTTAAGCTACCTCCATGAGTATTGATGCTCTCAACGTCAAATAAATTTAACCCAAATTTTCTAGACAACCTTCTAATAAAGCTAAGACTTAAATAACTATAATGCTCATGATAAATAGTATCAAACTGATTATTAATCAATAAATTTAATAAATGTGGGAATTCAATACTAAAAATCCCACTTTCTTTAAGTATAAATTTAGCGCCTTTTATAAAATCATTTATATCAGGGACATGGGCTAAAACATTATTTGCAACAATTAAATCGACTCCTGTTTCTGGAATTAAATTCTCATTTTTCAAACGATATGCTAACTTTTCACCAAAAAATTCTTTTACTGTTTTTATACCTTTTTTTTCAGCCTCTAATGCGGTTTCATGAGTAGGTTCAACACCAATACATTTAATACCAAGTTTTTCAACATATTGAAGAAGATATCCATCGTTGCTTGCTATCTCAATTACAAAACTATTCTTGTTTAAATTGAATCTTTTTGCTGCCTTCTCAACATAATCTTTGGCATGATTACACCAGCTACTGGAAGTACTAGAAAAATAAGCATAATCTCTCGTAAAAAGCTCATTAGCTTTTGCATATTCTGGAAGTTGCGCTAACCAACATTTATTACAGACAAAAAGCTTTAATGGATATGTAACTTCCTGTATATCTAATTGTTCTTTAATCAAATATGCATTACTAGGGGGGTGATTACCTAAGTCAAGGACAGGTTCTCCTAAATTATTATCACAATGCCTACATTTAAATATCATCTTTAAGTAAAGGTAAAGTTTTATCCCTTGAGCTTACTACAGTAACATTTAGTGGCCAATTTATATTTAAAGAAGGATCATTCCAGCGAATTCCAGATTCATAATTTGGGGCATAATTTTTTGAATGCAAATACAAAAGCTCACAATTATTTAAGAGGGTTTGAAATCCATGCGCACATCCATCTGGAATTATTAATGCATTACTTTTTTTTTCGCATAATTCATATGCGATCCATTTCTTATATGTTTCTGAATATGGTCTCAAATCTACTGCAACATCCCATACTTTACCTTTAATACATCTTATAATTTTATATTCTGAAAAAGGAACTTTTTGAAAATGTAATCCCCTTACTGAGCCTTTCAGCTTAGTAAATGAAATATTTACTTGAGATATCTGTTTTTCAGACCATATATCTTTTGTAAATTTATTATTTTCTTTAAAGCAACTTAAGAAATAACCTCTTTCATCTTCAATTTTTGGAGTTTGAATTTCTAATACCCCTTTTATGTATGGTGTTTCCATTTAATAAAATTATAATTTGTAAGACGATTCCGAAATTTTTTGAATTGATAATTTCTTAAAATTCGAAATTTTAATAAATAACATGTCTTGATAAATAAAGAGAAAAAGGCAATTTAAACTAATCCCATTTTTTCCATGGGGCCACTTTTTTTTGCCAAAGTTCTTCTAATTTATTTTTATCACGTAAAGTATCCATCGGCTGCCAAAAATCTTTATGCTTAAAAGCAACTAATTCATTTTTTTTTGCTAAAACTGGCAAAACTTCTTCCTCCCAACTTGTATTGTCTCCACTAATTAGGTTAATAACCTCATTCTTCAAAACAAAAAATCCACCATTTATCCAAGCATTATCTCCATCTGGTTTTTCTTGAAAATTACTTATCAAATCATCTTCTATCTTCAAAGCGCCATATCTTCCAGGTGGCTGAACAGCAGTCATAGTGGCTAATCTATTTTTTTTATTATGGTATTTAATCAGCTTGTCTATATTTACATTTGATAATCCATCACCGTAAGTAAAGCAAAATGACTCGTCAGCTTCAAGGAAATTTTGCACTCTTTTTAGTCTTCCACCTGTTTGCGTACTTTCACCGGTATCAATAAGAGTAACTTTCCATGGTTCTGTTTTCCTTTCATGAATCTGAATTTTGTTATTTTCGTGAAAATTAAAGGTTACATCGCAATTATGCAAAAAATAATTTGCGAAATATTCCTTTACTAAATAACTTTTATATCCGCAGCAAATAATAAATTCATTAATGCCATAAGAACTGTATAGTTTTAAAATATGCCAAAGGATTGGCTTTCCTCCTATCTCAACCATAGGCTTTGGTTTTAGATGAGTTTCCTCGCTTAATCTAGTACCAAAACCCCCTGCCAAAACAACCAGTTTCATATCAAATTGATCTCCTTAAAATACATTATAAATATTATTCAAATAATGTTAATTATTTTAAAAATTTGATAAAGTATAATTCCATTTTTAATATAAATTCTTTTCTATTCCAATAAAAAAGAATTTATATTTTCTTTAATACACTCATAAGGAGAGTTCCCATTATTCACGTCTTTGTACCATTTAACTGTTTGGTATAAAGTTTTTCTAATATCCCATTTTGGAGACCAATTTAGTTCTTTTTGAGCTTTATTTATAGAAAGCGCCAAATATTTCGACTCTGACGGTTGATTACCTAATATTTCTATTTCCAAATCGTTTCCCCAATAAACTGAAATTAAATAAACTAATTCTTGAACAGATAAAATATCATCCAATTTAGGTCCAAAGTTATATTCGAAGCTTGTTTGTTTATTCATCTGTTTTTCCGCCAATGTCATGTATCCCCATAAGGGGTCTAATACATGTTGCCATGGTCTTACTGCTTCAGGATAACGAAGTTTAAGAGGTGCACTTTTTATAAGTGATCGAATAGTATCTGGGACAATACGATCTTTAGCCCAATCACCTCCGCCAATGACATTTCCTGCTCTGACTGTAGCAATTTTTATATTATTTCCAAAGAAAGATTTACGCCATGATTTAGTAGCTAATTCTACTGCTGTTTTACTCGAACTATAAGGATCATGGCCCCCAAGCTTATCATCCTCTTTAAAACCATTAATCTTTGAGATGTTTTCATAAACCTTATCTGTAGTTACTATTATAACTGAGCAATTTTTGAGAGATCTTAAAGATTCAAGTAAATTTATAGAGCCAATTACGTTAGTTTCCCAGGTAAGTTTAGGGTTGGAATAACTTTCTCTTACGAGTGGTTGAGCTGCAAGATGAAAAATCACATCTGGATTAAATTCTAAAATTGCATCCTTAAGTTCATCACTTCTTCGTATATCAATATCATCATGAGTATATAAATTTTTATCAATGTTTTCTTTAAAATTACTATCTTCGATCAAAGAATTGTAAAGCACGTTTGTTGAGTCAGGCTTAAGAGCAATACCCTTAACGAGACTTTCATAATTCAAAAGACAACAAGTTAACCAAGATCCCTTAAAGCCTGTATCACCAGTGATTAATACTTTTTTATTTTTCCAGAAGTTAATCATCTTAAACCAATTACTTTTATTTTACTTCATTAAAAGAATTCAATGTTTTTTAGAGTGATATTTACTTTTATAAATAGCTAATTATTTTTAAAATTTTTAAAAATACCTTTTACTTAAAATTATAATATGATTTCTTCAAATTAATTAACTAATTAATTTTAAAAGATGGTTTATTTTAAAGAATATTTAATTTAAATTGTAAAATTTTCAAAATTATAAATATCAAATTTTTTTAAATCTAAATTTTAAAGTTAATTATTAATAATAAGACTTTAAGAAACTGATTTTAAAAAAGAATTTCTTTTAATATTGTTTGTACTATTATGAATTAGTAATTCATTATTTAAATTGGAAGATAAAAAATTTATTCCTGTTTTCAAACCACTTATAGAAAATGAAGAAATAGAATCTGCCATAGAATCATTAGAATTAGGTTGGTTAGGAATGGGTAGTTACGTAAATAAATTTGAGAATGAGGTAAGAAAAATATGTGACATTGAAAATTCAAAAAAAAGAGACCTCGCAGCTGTAAGCACTGGACATGCTGCAATTCATTTATCTTTATTAATGATTGGAGTAAAAGCAGGGGATGAAGTGATAACTCCATCTTTTAATAATTCTGCTGATTTTCAAGCTATAAAAGCTTGTGGTGCAGATCCGGTTTTTGTAGACGTAAATAAAGATACTTTATGTATTGATTGCGATAAAGTTGTTGAATTAATAAATACAAAAACTAAATGTATTATTGCTATGGATTATGATATTCATCTATGCGACCATAATAGATTAAAAGAAATATCTAAAAAATATAATATTCCAATTTTGCATGATGCTGCTCATTCCTTTGGCGCTTATTATGAAGGCATACCAATTGGAAATCAACATCAATATACAATTTTTAGTTTTGATCCTGTAAAAACAATCACTTGTATAGATGGAGGAATTATTGTGACTTCAAATCCTGCTGAAATAAAGAGAATACATGCTAAACGTCTTATTGGTATGACCCAATCTGCAAATTTAATGTATACAAATTCAAGAGCATGGACTTATGATATGAATGAAATAGGATTTAGATATCATATGGCAAATACTCATGCTGCCATTGGATTAGCCCAATTAAATAAACTTGATAATATAAGAACAAATCGTCAAAGAATATGCAAAAAATATTATGATTCTCTTAAACATAATAACTGGCTTATAGCCCCTAGTGGAGAATTCGACAATATAAACCCGTTCTTATATTATATAAGAGTAATAAATGATCAAAGAGATAAGCTTAGGGAATATCTTAAAAACCTTGGAATTGATACTGGAATTCACTGGCAACCAGGACACAAATTTTCTTTTCTTAAAAATGAAAAAAGAGGAGATCTTAGTATTACAGAAGAGATCGCTAAGCAAATATTATCTTTACCGTTACACTCAAACATGTCAGAAGAAGAACTGGATTATATTATATCCGCAATAAATAATTTCATTTAAATACATGGATTATGGTACTGATTATGCTGAAATTTATGACATCCTTAGTTCTCATAAAAAATATAAAATAGAGACTAATAGACTTCATACATTTCTTAGCGAAATTGGTATAGATAAAAATAAAGATAATATTTTAAGTGTTGGATGTGGAACTGGAACTCATGAATTACTTTTGGCTGATAAAGATTTTTCCATAGTGGGAATTGATGCATCAAAAAATATGATTGAAAGAGCTAAAAGCAAAAACAATTTTAAAAATATTTATTTCATTCCTAAAACTTTGGAGGATTTCAATCCTTCAAAAAAATTTTCTTTTGCATATTCACTCTTTAATGTTATAAATTGTTTATCAACACTTTCAGATTTAATAAGTTTTTTTAAACATCTAAATAAAAATTTAAACCCATCTTCGAAAATTTACATTGAATTTTGGCACTCAATACCATGTATTATTGATCCTCCAAAAAAAGTAATTCGTAATTATGTTGATAAAAATCAAAAATATAATTTAAAAAGAATTGCTACTCCAGCTAATAATTTTATTAACCAAGAAGTAATTATTAAATATCAAATAGAGGGTGAAAATAATGGCAAAATTATTAACTTTCAATCCACACATAAAATTACTCTTTTTACAATTCTAGAAATAGAATATGCTCTTCAAATAAATGGTTTTGAAAATATAAGTTTTTATAGCGCATTACCAGAGATGAAAAAACTTAATAAAGATGAATTAATAAAAGAAAGGATGATAGCAATTGTTGCAAACAAAATAAAAGTTTGAATAAGGCAATCTCTATATAATAAAGTTGAAAAATAATTATTAATATGACGCAAGATTTTACTTTTTTATCTAATCTTTCAAAAATAATATTAAAAGATGGAACTGAATTACCTTTAAATGATCCAAAGGCTTTTGAAGTCATAAGTAAAGCTTGGATAAGAAGTGGATGGGATACGAAATATGTATATAGCTTTTCATGGCTTGGAAGGCCAATAATTCAATTACCTGAGGACATCATAAGAATTCAAGAAGTAATTTATGAAGTAAAGCCAGACGTAATAATTGAAACAGGTATTGCTCATGGGGGTTCATTAATTTTTTATGCTTCAATATTAAATGCTCTTGGTAAAGGAAGAGTTATAGGAATAGATATTGAAATTAGAAAACATAATCGGGAAGCTATTGAATCACATAATCTTTCCAAATTTATTACTCTTTTTGAGGGAAGCTCTATTGATAAAAATATCTTTAATTCTGTTAAGTCGAATATCAATAAGAAAGAAAAAGTACTTGTAATTTTAGATAGTAATCACCTTAAAGATCACGTTTATGAAGAGTTACAATTATACTCTGAACTGGTATCAATCGATAGTTATATTGTTGCTTGTGATGGAATAATGAAAGATGTATGCGGCGCTCCAAGAACACGACCAGACTGGGAATGGAATAATCCTTTATCTGCAATAGATGAATTCATCACATCTAATAATAAATTTATAATTGAGGAACCTAAATGGCCATTTAACGAGGGCAGTATAAAAGATAGAGTGACATATTGGCCTAAAGCTTTTCTTAAAAGAATTTAAACTCATAGTAGAAGATTATCTACACTAGATTATTATTAGCAGGATTATTTATTTTTTTTTATATTTATCTGAACCTAAATAATTTTCATTAGTAATAAAATATAAAATTTTTCGCATTAAAGTTTCAGCACCTAACTCAGATAAATGATCAGTATCCCCAGGCCTAAAATAAATATTATATTCTTCTATATCTCTACAACAATTTATCTCATTAATAGGATCAATAAATTTTATATTATCAATACTTTCAAGACTTTCCTTGAATTTATTATTTAGATTAATCGCATTCCTTTTTTCTTCTTTTAAAACATATTTAGGTGGGAAAGGCCTAAACCATTCTTTGCTTGATATTTTAAGTAAGTTATTCCTCATTGTTGCGCCTACAAAAATTATTTTTATACCTTTTTGGTCAGCTTTTTTTGAGAAGTTAATTAATGTATTTTTATAAATTTGAAATTTTGCTTCACCTTCAGAAGGCAAATTACCATTTTTATCATACAAATTATGTCTAACATCTCTAAGAGAATTATCGCCAAGATGCGAAAGGTGATAATTATAAATAACCACAACATCATTTTTAGAAAGAAATTTCAAAATTTTATTAGTAGCTAATTTTAAATACCGATCACACTCTTTTGGTTTTAGGCCATTTTCAGGATAAGGGAATGGACAGCCATTAAATGAATAATTGATTAAATTATTGCCTTCATTAAATACCAGTTTTTGAGACTTCATTAAAGTTAAGTTATGACTATCTCCAACAAAAGCAACAGTTCTACCATTTTTATTTTGAGGATTATAAATTATACATTTTTCAAAGATATTAAGCATATCTTTTTCTGAGTAGCTTTTTTCTCCATGACAAACCTTTCCGTTTATTTCTTTTTTAACTGAATATATATTATCTCTCCAATTATTAGTAATTTCATTACCATTATCTAAGCTATCTCTACCTAAATAGAGTTTGCCCTTCAAAGGATTTTCAAAAATAAAAAGAAAGCTACCAGAAAAGATTAAAAGTAAAATCCCCTTTAATATTGTTTTCCACTTATATAAACTCCATACTTTATTTCTAAATGGTTCCTCTATCCACTTATATGAAGCTAGAGAAATCAAATAAATGATTGCCAATTGAAAAGGAACACTCCAAAAATGAACTCCTATTGAAAATCTACTTATACAAAGAACTGACCAATGCCACAGATAAAGAGAGTATGACATTTTACCTATGTGAAGAACTTTTTTATTTACAAAAAAATTAAAAATATTACTCCCTCTCTTAAGACAACAAATTAGTAATGAAGTTAAAAATACTATTGAGATTGTTGCTAAAACTGAGAAATTAATTGGCAGACTTAGTACTATAACAATTAATAAAAAAATGATTAAAGGATTCAAATTAGTTAATTTTTTTGTAAATTTTTTATTACTTTTTAAGATTAGAAACGTAAGACAACCTGCTGCCATTTCCCAAAACCTTGTAGGCATTAAAAAATATGCAGCACTTGGATTTAATCTGCTAATTATTATGTAACTTGAGAGAGAAAGAAAAATTAAAAAGATTATAGTAATAAAAAGATTTTTGATACCATTTTTAGATTGTTTACCAAAACCTGAAAACCATATTAAAAATGGAAATAAAAAGTAAAATTGCTCCTCTAAGTCAAGAGACCAAGTATGAGTAAAAGCATTAAATTGGGTTGATTCTGCAAAATAGTCTGTAGATTGTTTAAGAAGGTAAAAATTAGAAAGACCAAATAAAGAAGTTATTCCTGTACGCAATGTTATTAAAGGAAATGGATTAAAAAAACATATAAGCACCCCAGTAATAAGTGTGAAAGGTATTAAGGCAGGAATAAGTCTCTTAATACGTCTTTCAAAGAAACTAATTAGGAAATCTTGGAAATTTTTATTCTTTCGCCAAGCCAAGGATGATGTTATTACATATCCAGAGATAACAAAAAAAATATCTACTCCTAAGTATCCTCCAGGCAAAATATTCTTATTAAAGTGATTAATAATAACAGCAATTACTGCAAAGGCCCTCAGTCCGTCTATTTCATTTCTGTATTTAGATTTTATTAAATTTGTATTATTCAAACCAAAATTAAAAATAACACACCTTAATTATCTTATAAAAAAGTGTCTATTCTTGATTGTTAATTATTCTTTTTTTTACGTAATCGAGATTTGCTGACAAATTATAGCTTTCATTAATAATTCCATTAAGAGAATTTTCCAAAATTTAGCTATATCCTCAACTATCAACCCATTTAATTCTAATCATTAGATTCATAATAATCACCCAAATATTTTGCTATCACAAATAAAATTTTATGGAGCCAAGGGGATTCGAACCCCTGACCCCCTGCATGCCATGCAGGTGCTCTACCAGCTGAGCTATGGCCCCTTAGAGAAATAATAATGCATCTTTTAAAAATTAAAAAGTAAACTTTTTTAATATATATGAGAACTAAAAAAATTTTTTTCAACAATTAATGATTACTTTATTTTTAATAAAATGTTTAATCAAACAAAAACAAATTATTATTAATTTTATTTATTAAAAACCTTACATATATTGTTTAATAGAATTAATAATATAATTCTATAAAGTAAATTATTATAAATAACTTTATAAAAATATCTTTATGAGAAATATTGCAGAACAAACAGGTTTACTTTTTGGGTCTTGCTGGCCAGAATTCACAAAAAAACAATATGAAGAATCTGTTAATTTATTTACTAAAAGAGCTTTAGCCAATAATTTTGATCTTAAGTGGATTGAAGGTAAGTATTGCCTTGATGCAGGATGTGGCGGAGGAAGATATTCTGTTGCATTATCTGCTCATGGTGCAAAAAAGATAATTGCAATGGATATATCTAAGACTGGAATAAAGGAGGCATCTGAGAGAACCAAAGACATAAGTAATATTTCATATGTTAATGCATCTGTTCTTGATATCCCTTTCCAAGCAAATGAATTTGATTTCGTTTGGTCAGCAGGAGTTATACATCACACGACAGACTTTAACAAAGCATTATCAGAATTATCTAGAGTAAACAAATCTGGGGGTAAATTATTTTTATTAATTTATGGAAGTGGAGGCTTAAGATGGAAAGCAATTAAATCTTTAAGACCAATAGTAGTCGATTTAGGAGATAATTTTTTAAGTAATGCTATAGATGAAGCTGGTTTACCTGCAAATAATAAATATCACTTTAGGGACGATTTAACAGTACCTATTCAAAAATTAACATCAAAAAAAGAAATTATAGAACTTCTTAAATTAAATAATTATGAGAATATAGAGAGATGGGAAGGTGAAACTTTTGATCATGAAAGTAGTTGTGAAAAAAGTTTAGATGATTTGAGAAAACAGCTTATTGTTTGCAAAGCAATGATAGATATTTCAACCACACCACTAGAAAATTGCTTATCCAAGCTTTGTTATGAGATCAGTCAAAATTATGTTAACTTTTCTGAGCAAACAATACTAGATAAAAACCTTACTGAAGCGCAAAAAAAAGAAATAATTATTGGTCAAGGTAATCATAGAATTACGGCAAATAAA
The genomic region above belongs to Prochlorococcus marinus XMU1405 and contains:
- a CDS encoding acyltransferase family protein — encoded protein: MIIDSVSRKKNTYIPEIDGLRAFAVIAVVLNHLSKDFLPSGYLGVDIFFVISGFVITSSLIKRKYNNFKDFITGFYLRRIKRILPSLALYVVIITVLICLFNPHPSNFLAYAERALLGISNITFYRTATDYFADSTLLNPFTHTWSLGVEEQFYFIFPLIYWFTGFGKGILGRKKNLFYWMSGFFAISFLSFIFFYQINQPAAYFLMPLRFWEIAAGVLVFLLVNKKSVFSKFSEILSSEFSLLLICLIFLLPNSYAVISTPLVVLLTSLLLINIRKSQIVGEILSSRLMVSIGKISYSLYLWHWGCLVISRWIWGNSLLGGVFALLISILISILNYLTIEKFFNKFILNIKSLKFLVFGFVYFLCIIFPNQFFFFKNYKYPFFQKVFNYGNKISPWQNPYFQLSNKGSKQVECENLINLKDLYLKSDNSICTSLNLNAKARIFVIGDSHSANHVQSILYALEKKSIKNPFNSLVEFRINPLAGRKRDIWTNIREYEEKKEYESLLKFLQKNLRSDDIVIFSTERDDVIKNKDKNKKLPRETDFYLLNNLEKQLNNLKNITLENKTDLILVDAVPKPCQNSEYYLINVVKNGNFSDCKVSREASLIDRENLSKVYKKIAKSRNVKYVDFHSFLCPDNFCSLTNPNRTNTLLYVDTSPHFYFKSNKVLYKNWKEILKRYIVK
- a CDS encoding class I SAM-dependent methyltransferase, which translates into the protein MIFKCRHCDNNLGEPVLDLGNHPPSNAYLIKEQLDIQEVTYPLKLFVCNKCWLAQLPEYAKANELFTRDYAYFSSTSSSWCNHAKDYVEKAAKRFNLNKNSFVIEIASNDGYLLQYVEKLGIKCIGVEPTHETALEAEKKGIKTVKEFFGEKLAYRLKNENLIPETGVDLIVANNVLAHVPDINDFIKGAKFILKESGIFSIEFPHLLNLLINNQFDTIYHEHYSYLSLSFIRRLSRKFGLNLFDVESINTHGGSLRVWLSKDKKKDVSKNVFMILEKEKAFNIESIEIFRNLQLNAEKIKDNFLQFLLNSKIENDIVCGYGAAAKANTLLNFAGVKRDLIKFIVDNSPSKQNKYMPGSLIPILSADKLEKENIKKIIIFPWNIVEEISTSLKNKDIYTFIPNFKKW
- the rfbC gene encoding dTDP-4-dehydrorhamnose 3,5-epimerase codes for the protein METPYIKGVLEIQTPKIEDERGYFLSCFKENNKFTKDIWSEKQISQVNISFTKLKGSVRGLHFQKVPFSEYKIIRCIKGKVWDVAVDLRPYSETYKKWIAYELCEKKSNALIIPDGCAHGFQTLLNNCELLYLHSKNYAPNYESGIRWNDPSLNINWPLNVTVVSSRDKTLPLLKDDI
- the rfbF gene encoding glucose-1-phosphate cytidylyltransferase encodes the protein MKLVVLAGGFGTRLSEETHLKPKPMVEIGGKPILWHILKLYSSYGINEFIICCGYKSYLVKEYFANYFLHNCDVTFNFHENNKIQIHERKTEPWKVTLIDTGESTQTGGRLKRVQNFLEADESFCFTYGDGLSNVNIDKLIKYHNKKNRLATMTAVQPPGRYGALKIEDDLISNFQEKPDGDNAWINGGFFVLKNEVINLISGDNTSWEEEVLPVLAKKNELVAFKHKDFWQPMDTLRDKNKLEELWQKKVAPWKKWD
- the rfbG gene encoding CDP-glucose 4,6-dehydratase encodes the protein MINFWKNKKVLITGDTGFKGSWLTCCLLNYESLVKGIALKPDSTNVLYNSLIEDSNFKENIDKNLYTHDDIDIRRSDELKDAILEFNPDVIFHLAAQPLVRESYSNPKLTWETNVIGSINLLESLRSLKNCSVIIVTTDKVYENISKINGFKEDDKLGGHDPYSSSKTAVELATKSWRKSFFGNNIKIATVRAGNVIGGGDWAKDRIVPDTIRSLIKSAPLKLRYPEAVRPWQHVLDPLWGYMTLAEKQMNKQTSFEYNFGPKLDDILSVQELVYLISVYWGNDLEIEILGNQPSESKYLALSINKAQKELNWSPKWDIRKTLYQTVKWYKDVNNGNSPYECIKENINSFLLE
- a CDS encoding DegT/DnrJ/EryC1/StrS family aminotransferase yields the protein MEDKKFIPVFKPLIENEEIESAIESLELGWLGMGSYVNKFENEVRKICDIENSKKRDLAAVSTGHAAIHLSLLMIGVKAGDEVITPSFNNSADFQAIKACGADPVFVDVNKDTLCIDCDKVVELINTKTKCIIAMDYDIHLCDHNRLKEISKKYNIPILHDAAHSFGAYYEGIPIGNQHQYTIFSFDPVKTITCIDGGIIVTSNPAEIKRIHAKRLIGMTQSANLMYTNSRAWTYDMNEIGFRYHMANTHAAIGLAQLNKLDNIRTNRQRICKKYYDSLKHNNWLIAPSGEFDNINPFLYYIRVINDQRDKLREYLKNLGIDTGIHWQPGHKFSFLKNEKRGDLSITEEIAKQILSLPLHSNMSEEELDYIISAINNFI